Proteins encoded in a region of the Diospyros lotus cultivar Yz01 chromosome 9, ASM1463336v1, whole genome shotgun sequence genome:
- the LOC127810676 gene encoding protein SHORT-ROOT-like, with protein MDTLFRLVSLQSDRSFNSSRTSSSSRSSRQNPNHNEEDEECFVFMDEEDFSSSSSKHYYPNYQHHQYQPSPTTTTTTTNTSTPPPPPHHGFESAEFSFSPARDLSLEFSSSLSGTWASDILLETARAIADKNSSRVQQLMWMLNELNSPYGDTDQKLASYFLQALFSRMTDSGERCYRSLVSASEKTCSFESTRRMVLKFQEVSPWTTFGHVACNGAIMDAFEGEGKLHIVDISNTYCTQWPTLLEALATRTDETPHLRITAVVAATATAAQKVMKEIGTRMEKFARLMGVPFKFNVVHHHGSDLSNLNVEELGIQDDEALAVNCVGALHSVAAVGGRRSTVISMFRSLQPRVVTVVEEEANLDVGVDGHEFVKGFEECLRWFRVYFEALEESFPRASNERLILERAAGRAVVDLVACPQSESRERRETAAGWSRRLHGAGFSPVSFSDEVCDDVRALLRRYKEGWAMAQCPDSAGIFLSWKEQPVVWASAWKPS; from the exons ATGGATACTTTGTTCAGACTAGTCAGTCTCCAATCTGATCGGTCCTTCAACTCCAGCCGAACTTCCAGCAGCTCCAGGTCGTCCCGGCAAAACCCTAACCACAACGAGGAAGACGAAGAATGCTTCGTTTTCATGGATGAAGAAgacttctcttcttcttcctccaagcACTACTACCCTAATTACCAGCATCACCAATACCAACCTTCCCCCactaccaccaccaccactaccAACACGAGcactccgccgccgccgccgcatCATGGTTTCGAGTCGGCCGAATTCTCCTTTTCTCCGGCCCGGGACTTGAGCCTCGAGTTCTCTTCCTCCCTCTCCGGCACCTGGGCTTCCGATATTCTTCTCGAGACGGCCCGAGCGATCGCCGATAAGAACAGTTCCAGGGTTCAACAGCTGATGTGGATGCTCAACGAGCTGAACTCGCCGTACGGCGACACCGATCAGAAGCTCGCTTCTTACTTCCTCCAGGCTTTGTTCAGCCGGATGACGGACTCCGGCGAGCGCTGTTACCGGAGTTTGGTCTCCGCTTCGGAGAAGACTTGCTCTTTCGAGTCAACGAGAAGAATGGTTCTGAAATTTCAGGAAGTTAGCCCTTGGACCACTTTTGGCCATGTCGCTTGCAATGGTGCAATCATGGATGCTTTCGAAGGAGAGGGAAAGCTTCATATCGTCGATATCAGCAACACGTATTGCACGCAGTGGCCGACGTTGCTCGAGGCTCTGGCGACGCGCACCGACGAGACGCCGCACCTCCGGATCACCGCCGTGGTGGCTGCAACCGCCACGGCAGCGCAAAAG GTGATGAAGGAGATTGGAACTAGAATGGAGAAGTTTGCTCGCTTGATGGGCGTTCCATTCAAATTCAACGTGGTTCATCACCACGGAAGCGATCTTTCCAATTTGAACGTGGAGGAATTGGGAATCCAGGACGACGAGGCTCTGGCCGTGAATTGCGTCGGCGCTTTGCACTCTGTCGCGGCCGTCGGCGGGCGCCGGAGCACAGTGATCTCGATGTTCCGGAGCTTGCAGCCGAGGGTGGTGACTGTGGTAGAGGAAGAGGCCAATCTAGACGTCGGCGTGGACGGACACGAATTCGTGAAGGGTTTCGAAGAGTGCTTGAGATGGTTTAGGGTTTACTTCGAGGCGCTGGAGGAGAGCTTCCCGAGGGCGAGCAACGAACGCCTGATTCTGGAAAGGGCGGCGGGGCGGGCGGTGGTGGACCTGGTGGCGTGCCCACAGTCGGAGTCCAGGGAGCGGCGTGAGACGGCTGCGGGGTGGTCGCGGCGGCTGCATGGGGCCGGATTCAGCCCCGTTTCGTTCAGCGACGAAGTGTGCGACGACGTGCGGGCTCTGTTGAGGCGGTACAAGGAGGGGTGGGCAATGGCACAGTGCCCGGATTCCGCCGGAATATTCTTGTCTTGGAAGGAGCAGCCGGTGGTTTGGGCCAGTGCGTGGAAGCCGTCTTGA